AAGTAAGGTCTatcgaatggttgtttgtctatatgtgccctgcgattggctgacgaccagcccagggtgtactcgcctcttgcccgaagtcagctgggataggctccagcatacccccgccaccctaattaggataagcggcacagaaaatggatgaaggGATGATggaccacattccaaaaataagtgtaaaatggTTAATGAGTTGGATTGAAGGTGACTAACAATGAGGCAATGGAGGTATGGAGGCTGTCGCTGTTTCCTGTTGAAAGACTCTGCAACGCACTGTGAACACAGCGAGCAAAATCATCGGTGTTCCCTTGCCCTCCCTCGTTGACATCTTCAAAATTTGACTCAACCGCAGAGCCATCAGCAATGCTGGTGACAACTCCCGCCCCCCTCACTTCCACTTCAGCCTCCTGCATTCAGGAAGAATGTACCGGAGCCTCCGGGCCCGTACAACAATATTTACAAACAGGTTTATCCAGCAAGCTGTCAGGAAGATTAACTCTGCCCGAAACCTCCCCCCTCTGCCCTTCTGCACCCTGCCTCTGGACAGTAACCCACCCACTTAACAAGAATGACCTCTGCTGTTTTGCGCACAGACtccgtttttaaatgaaatttttcaTTATCAAGGGAGAAAGGGAAACAATCCAAACATGGttgcatttatcacagcaagtctcccaggtcctgaagcagcaaaacagccccagaccatcacactaccaccaccatatttcactgttgttatgatgttccttttctgaaatgtggtgttacttttgcgccagatgtaatgggacacacaccttccaaaaagttcaacttttgtctcgtcagagcACAGAGTATTTGCCCAAAggcaaaactgagatgagccttaatgttccttttgttcagcagtagttttggtcttggaactctgccatgcaggccgtttttgcccagtgtctttcttatggtggagtcatgaacactgatcttaactgaggcaagcgaGGCCTGCatgtctttggatgttgttgtggggtcttttgtgacttcttgaaTGAGtagtcgctgcgctcttggggtaattttggttggctggcctctcctgggaaagttcaccactgttccatgtttttgctatttgtggataatggctctcaccgtggttagctggagtcccaaagctttagaattttctttataaccttttccacttgaactgGGGTGTAATAAACCACAGTTATGGTTTGGGGTGGTGTTGGGGGATTGGGGGTTGCTGCATTGCATTtgctgttcagttgtgttgtagttgactaatatttacttgtttgatgatcttaaacatttaagtgtgataaacatgcaaaaaacaaagaaatcaggaagggggcaaacagtttttcaaaCCACTGTATATACGAATATACAGAGAGATATAGAGATAtacatataaacacattttacatcAATCAGATGTATGGAACCTGCATCCCTTAAATCACTGTTTTTGTCTATGGGACTTTTGAACGAGTGTCCTCAGCTTAACCTTAGCTCCGCTAACGATGGAATGGCTTAGACTTGATAATAGTTTATAAACTGATGGACTGCATCGATAATAATGCTAACAAATTGTTAATGCATTAATCAATCATGTGTCATGTATCTGATGGGTATGCGCGCCCCCGGAAAGGAATCTATCCAGACAGCCGCGCGCCTATACAGACTACCGCGGCGAGGCGAGGGGAGGGGTGGCGAAGGCGGCCTGGGATGAACGCGGGACGCCGACGTCAGAGCACACTCGGCGGGGCCACGTAGCGGGCAGCTGAGGTCGCCGGTCGGTGGGCACCCTTCTGCAACGTCGCGGTTCATCCATCTCCGGGTCCCCCTGTTGGCTCTTACAAGCGGGAGAAGAGGTACATTTGAGGCGGGAGGGAGGACCACTACACCCGGGATTGGGAGCTACCCTGTCTTGCATGAGCACCCGGAGGATGTCGCGCCGCACGGAGGTAAACCTACCGGCCACCCAGGCAACATTCCCATAATTCGGTCTCTCTGTCCTGCATGGCAGGGGTTAGGGGAAAGGGGACTCACGGCTCACTGGTAGCCGGAGCTGCTGTGAGGATCCCCCGAAAGGTGGAGGTAGCTAGCGCCGACTTTTTTTGGTTGACAGCGTCGACCTGTTTGTCAATCTAGCACTGTCCTAGGACTTGTTAATATTTCACACGCCAAGCTTGTAACCGTGCATTTACGCCGATAAAATGACTTTAACGgttttgttaaaaatatttatttcaaagtgCATGACACACTTGTCATTCATGTCGACGTTTAAGTTGCTGCTGCTCACATCTGACGTTAGTGTTAGCTTCATGCTAACTAGCGAGCATCGAGCTGGGCGGATTTGCTGGCGGTTAAAAAAGTGAAAGTCTTCTCTCATTTGGAAAAATAAACTTACTCTGTTACATCGTTGGTTCGAAAGAGGCGCAAACGTGGCTATTTTTCTTAGCGGAGTCACTACAGCGACATATTTGAGTGTACCttttaagctaatgttagccTAGTTAGCTTGTCATGTGTGTGCAGGTTAATACCTATGGAGAGtaagctagcatgctatgcagtTAACACGGCCTCTGCTATGTTTTTACTCTAGGTTGCTTTAACCCTTTACTCTCTCCGTGGTTAGTACTTGGTTAAACATTGCCAAACAATGTAACATTGCCAAAGATACaacaaagaggaagaaaaaaacatccaaaaatgaTGTGTAATGGTGGTTCACTTCTTTGGCAAGAAAATATGCAAAGCCAGCAAGGCCTGGTCATTCCTGTTTATGTTTTACTACTTTGCAAGACACTGACCATTCCTGGCATTTCTATTGTTTATAAGCAAATAAGTCGTGTTAACATTACACGCTCAGTTTGCTCACTAAGACTTGAGATAATTGTTCCTTTTACTTCTCTTGCATAGTTCTCATTGGAGTGTCTCCAACAGGTAACTCAGTATGGTGGCTGTATGGGGACAGATCATAAAACcaccaaaacaactgcatgagagaaatgctgcccAGGCTACAGGGGTATCAAATCGTGATACTGTATTTAATAGTGTTATAAAGCAGCCAATTTTACATCCAAATgtgtaatatgaagaaaaatgtaccattttttaaaatctttgaAACACTAATATCCCTCAGGTTTTACgcccctggtagcctggctaacctCTGCTTTTGTTTCgtcaacttgcagcatttctcatgGACTTGCATTTTTCGGCATTTGTGTTAGTTTGGGGcagttgcagcatttttcttttgcatttgtttttgatctgTTATTGTGTCTGAACGGTCGCCAAATACAGCAACAATGTCACCAAGTTGGCAATACCGATCCCTCccgctacgtcttcttattctctagcAGAGCAggtgcatatgaggtgtgttaagaagcagagttaagACGCCATCGACAGTACGGGGTCGGTCCCATTATATTGTTTATGTCATTTAGTGTTTATGCTGAGTTTCGTAAAATTTAAAATTGAAAATTCTCTCTTTAGTTTTCGTactagtttttttccccttgtaaTAAAGCGTTATTTTGCTATAGTTGTCTTTTGctgcaatatgttttttttatgacctTTTCTCCTGTTATTATGGCTTTAGAAACGCAGAGTTATGGCGAATatcgcaactttttttcttgtaacattccaTCTTTGTTTTTTGATATTGTCGCTCTGTAGGTTGCCATTGTAACTCATAGTAAGACTTTCTTCATGTCACGTGGTTTTAACTTGTTACCCTTgtgttatacatattttttcttgagaGGAGGCTGCTTTAGGGACGTGATTTGGGCGTCGGGGTTCAACTAGCGATTGAGGCGTGGGGGACCCCCTGCTGTGCAGCCCATCACACTGTGAGCGGGTTAAGGTCTTACGAGTTAGCGGCGAGTGAGGAATGTGAACCCTAACACTGTTCCTTCTCTCCAAGCTGAGAAAAGGCAAATCTCATTAAAGTCTGAGGGGAAGGAGGCGGGAGTTTGGCTTTTCGGCAGCGTAACGAGAGGTGATTGATTTTTGACGTCTTCCCGTGCAGGCCACTGTCAGATCAACACCGTTTTTGAAACCTCTTCGTACGCTGCGGTTTTATACACGCCTCGGCAGCGAGAAGCTTCCATCCTGTCATCTTAATACTCGCGTCTTATCCGGGGTGTGGGAGTCATTTTGTGGCCTACCCAATATTGAAACCAGTTTCTGGTTTCTTGCCTCTAGAAGATGATTTTCACTTTGATTTCGCAGCAAGTTTTGCTGACAGTTGTTCTGTGCATCGACGTTTTCTGTGCCATTCTTTGTATTCAGTCCAAGCTTAAAGTTCCACATCTGAGAGGATGAAAGTGATATTGAGAAGTGAATTAGTTAACCTCCGCTccccaatacacacacacacacatcaaagtgCGTTATTTCACTCTCAAATGACTCATCACCAATAATGCCGCTAAGCTCGCAGAGGCATTCCATGCTCAATATGGGCTTGCGTAACCGCACCGTGCATGTTTGGGTGCTTTCATGGGCGTTAATTTgcaaagggggggaaaaaaacaacccaaaaatgaaacattaaaaGCTGCAATAGTGCAGTAGCGTGCCAGGTTGCATCACAAGCTTCTCAGGCAGTTTGTCATCCACACTCAGGATAATCTAGTCGGCTTTGTGTCAGAGTTGCTCCGTCAGAACGGAGCTTACGTTAGCTGGCAAATGTTTGACCGTCTTATGATGTGAATGTCCGACAGTAACGTAGTCAACTGGCCATAAGAACTATTTACTCTGGATCAGGGCTTGTCCACTAAATTGGTCAAAGATtcttttatatgacaggagtccCTGAGATCCTTTATATCAGGGTTCCCAAACCACCGGGTCATGGGCGGAGCCGAATTGGGGCAcgggaaactttcaggcgcagtgattaaaaatatatatatattaaaattgtaaataactATCCCGCGATCCTaactaggataagcggcatagaaaattgataattttgaactattttggaaatacgggccattattttatgccaaaaataatatacatttagaaatctCAAAGTTTtcacatgtttgtgtttttttgcgaaCAGCACCCCCCGTCCCACTTGATTtcacggtccttgaatgcaccatagttgtgtgcatgtgctaatgttctcccacgctgcacagatacgCTGATATACAGTCCCTCGCTACGCCACGCCCTCaatctatcgtggtttttcaaaaattaatcaatgatcactgtttcatggttggcctattattagtcaaaacacatgcatttataagcaaattgtatgtattcttggcccaaatcataaaaatggccaaatgaatgaaaatacaaataagatgTCGTACTGTAATATCTGTTTTGTGCATGCCTTTAAGAGACGGCCCCTGGGAAGTGACATGCGTAACTTCAACTAGCTACTATAGAGGTgcagagtgttagcatggttagctgTGTGGAGCGTGCCAGTGACTGGTGTGaattgtggctgacagcagctcctgtgtgactgTTCACTGTGTTCACTGTGCGCCtttgcagtagtattctacactggccacttggTGTGAGGAACATGACCTTGATGAGTGTGctatcaatgctaacatgtgactatgtaatgtcttattttttattatgtcaactatagcGGGTAATCCAAGTGTAAAAGTGGCCATAggaatgttatttcatgtctagatgactctaataatgctaaaaaacacatatagaaggttttctatgctctaattacgaaaatattccatttataaataagcaatccttCTTTGCGGAAATTGATTTATCGCGGTTGTtgtggaaccatttaaccgtgataaatgagggacgactacTGTATTTTCACGCTTTTTCTTTCATGTCATACTTGGTCCTAAAGACTCATACtgtgcataaaggtaaggtttgatgacatTTCTGAGGGCTactgtgcatgtttgtttggtgcccaacctcaagttaattcatgatAACGCgctgcctgttaccacacacatcaaactgCGACGTTACAGTCTTCTCTCGGAAAAACATACTCCAGGCTcacactggtggatggtggtctgtattcattttgtgcttttaatttaatgttgttcctgtctttgttttacacaatacataataaataagattaaatTAAATCGCTATATTGTATGACCCCAACCCTACCCCCAACCAACCAACCGACCCACGTCTGTGggtccaaaaaaaaagttggggaCTACTGCTTGATATGACAGGACTGCTCTGCTGGTTtaaatgtttttggatgtgggaggaaaccgcagtatccggagaaaacccacgaatgcacggggagaacatgcaaactccacacagaaatgcccaagggcgaatcgaacccagatcttcccgatctccagactgttactgtgttggccaacatgctaaccactagaccaccgtgcagcgtTGTTTattcaaaacacacaaaaatgtttttgtgtgccgCCTGCAAGAAGGGATACGcggtagtgtttttttttttgtgatttttagtTCCTGCGAGTACTTTTCTAGCAAGCCACCCACCCTGGTGCACACGCATAACAGCAGGCGAGGATGTAAGGTTGTTTGAGGTCACCAAACAGTCAACCAAGGACATGCACAATCATAGCAAATGTGTGTGCTGAGAGGCGTCCTTTCATTTTAACTGACTTGTATTGGATGGATTGGGCAATATGGCCTAAAATCCATATTGCAATACACATTGCAGCTTTTTAAGATGGcaacatatccatccatccattttctatgccgcttctcctcattagggtagcgggggtatgctggagcctatcccagctgacttcgggcgacaggcggggtacaccctggactggtcgccagccaatagcaggttTACAacatatatcagcatacattcTTTGGCATGTAACTGATCATAGAACCATTTGAGGTTACAGGTACAGGTTATATAGGACCTAAGGAAAGCCAGActgttaaaatgcatttaacatAATGTTGCAGATAAATTTCGATACGAAAACATTCAAGTACTAGCTGTGGAGACGTTAAAGAAAAAGCTTAAAATATTGGGTTTTAGTGCAAACCATTCCAACAGGCACCACAGTCCTTGATTCTAAAGTGACACCCAAGATTCAGAGAACAGGAAAAGCTGGTGTCTTATTCATAATAATAGGCGTGGatactttttaaataatgaaaattcTTCAAGTGtacttcaaataaaaacatactgCACAAAATAACCTGGAACATTAGCTGCTGTACACATTTGTTTTTCCAATTAATGCAATGAATTCTGTGAGTAATGTACTTccagcatacagtacatacttgagtttatttttgcttaaattgcACAAAATTGCCAGACCGTAGCTCAGTTTGATGTTTTTGGTGGCACATCTGCATATTTTTGTGAAGTTAATTTGTCGATGACATCTTTTAGACCAAAATAATTGTTTAGGACTCATCATCTTCCATTCTATGATTTACTTTATATACACATAATGTATATGAGCCAGCATGTGGGCTCTTCACAAGGTCAGAAAaatattttgtgcatgtaaagtaATGGAATCCACACACATTCATTTGTGAGGGCTTGCGGTTTTACACTTGTAGTCACTTCAACACAAATGCGGTTATGTGAGTTTTTGAGTGTTGCTGGAGTTTCACCTCAAACTCTGTGTTGACATGACAGCGGAAGAGAGAGATGGGCTTTTGTTCTCTCAGCCTTCCCCCCCCCCAGCTCGACCTCACGTGTGCTTGTTCGCTTCCTGTCTTTTCTCATAGGTGATGCTCCGTTAATGGCTCTTGAAGCACTGATGGCAGTTCCAGGTGTCCTTTCTCCTTCACCTGCTCTTCACTTGGACCACTGCAGCGCTCTGCAGGGCTGCAGGAAGTGGAAGTGAACCTCCTCCAAGGGCTTTTAGCTTCAAGGACGTTTATGGAGCCACAATTGCAACAAATTGTATGTCTTTCCAACTTGGTTTCCCATCCCGGACAGCATGGATGCTCTGTTTGAATCCGGCTGACTGTCTCTCACCTCATCCCCTCCTTTCCAAAGAGGGAGGGCGGGGGTCTGGTGCCGCACCCCCTGCCCTTCCTTCCTTGTAGGGCGCCTTCGTAAGGTATTCCTTTCAGCATTCCCTTTTCATGAAATCCTGCCAGAGCCTCAAGGAGGAGGTTTCCGTCCCTTGCCTGGGCGGGATGTCACAGGAGGAGGGACGCAGCAGGGCGCAGGTGTCCCAGTCCTATTATCACCCTGCCAACCCGGATGTGGACTTGACGGGTAAACTGTACAAGCGGGAGGGAGGCGGCAAGCCTTACTCCGTGTTAGTGGACAACAAAATGGCCTCCAAGACATCAGCGGAAGAGCTTAGCATTGGCGCTCAGCAGCAGTATTTCCGAGAGGGCGGGGCAGGGCAGGAAGTGCACACGCATGGATCACAGGAGGCCACCTCAGAGGAGACAGAGGAAGACGATGACGAGGAAGAGGACGGCGAGGAGGGCGAAGAGGAGGGAGGATTCAAGCGCGAGCAGATCATCGTGGAAGTCAACCTCAACAATCAGACCCTCCATGTGTCCAAAGGTGACAACAAAGGTGGAGGCGCAGGGGATGACTCTGAGAGAGCTGGCAGTGAAGACGAggacgacgaggaggaggaggaggacgatgaAGAAGACAGCCCcgatgaggaggatgaggatgaagacGACGAGGAAGAGGAAATTGAAAGTCGAAGAACCAGGTCAAAGAGAGCTCACAGAGGCGGCCCCGCTTCGGGCCAGCCGCAGAGGAAAAGCCTCCGCACGGCTCTGAGCTCGCCATCCTCCGGGATGACCACCAGGGGGCGGCGTAAGCACGCAGAGGCGCCCAAGAGCCAACGGAGATCAGCCAGGTCGGCCCCGCCATCATCCGCCGGTGCCCCAGCGGGGGCCAAAGCTGAGGCGGAGGAGAAGGAGATGCTGTCGTGCGAGAAGTGCCCGCGGGTGTTCAACACGCGCTGGTACCTGGAGAAGCACATGAACGTCACGCACAGGAGGATGCAGATCTGCGACAAGTGCGGCAAGAAGTTTGTCCTGGAGAGCGAGCTGGCCTTGCACCAGCAGACCGACTGCGAGAAGAACATCCAGGTAAGTTGTGTAGCGCCCCCTTGTGATTCAGCCTTCTATGAGAATCACAATGCCTGTGATGGAATTGCACAAAATGACTGTCAAGTGAACACAAATTAGGTGATCTGTCGATGTATTGATTCATTCCAGAGGCAAATTAAGAAAATTTAAAGTTTATCTTAAACCGGTATATCAGTCCTGTGTGGTAACAAAATGGCATGCATGCCGTTTGATCCTGTAACTACATTATATTTCCAACCAGCAGAGGGAGCTAGAGTATAAGGAAATACTAATACATTCCTGCTCCATGCACAGCAAGACAGATCTTGGTTGCATGTATTGCTCATTATTTCTCATCTTCTGTTGTTTGTTCCCCCTAGTGTGTCTCCTGCAACAAGTCCTTCAAGAAGCTGTGGTCGCTGCACGAGCACATCAAGATTGTGCACGGCTACGCGGAGAAAAAGTTCTCGTGCGAGAtctgtgaaaagaagttctacACCATGGCTCACGTCCGCAAGCACATGGTTGGTAAGTGACGGGGGCCGAGCACCTTTGCTCATCAGACACCATATGTGACACCATCAGTTTCTGCCATTGCAAGCATTTTATTTAATACCAGCCACAACATGGGTCAACTGTCACCATTGTATGTTTAACTGTAGAAGTAATGgcttaagtcacattttaacatacaagcttaaaaagaagctaaccactgaTAATATTGGCATGTAGAAATGTTACCTATGTTAACGTCGTAAATtggcacacaagtgtaaaaagaagtaaagAATTAGCTGTTGTGGTCAAACTGAAGTTTTTGTGAGGTTTATTTTCCTAAAAATGGTAGTCAACACAGGAGTTTCCTCACTGTATCTTTTATTCCCACTCCAATATTTGACACAGGTGGTCAGCTGTTGCATGTCTGTATTCCCTACAGCTCACACCAAGGACATGCCGTTCACCTGTGAGACTTGCGGCAAGTCCTTTAAACGCAGCATGTCCCTCAAAGTCCACTCGCTCCAGCATTCTGGGGAGAAGCCCTTCCGTTGTGAGGTAAGACGTGGCGGTCATGGTGTGTTCTGATAAACAGCACTGCCATGTATTCTAGTTTACACTGAACTCAAATGGATTCAGTTCACTTTGTAGCTTGATATTTTCCATGGTAGCCTTGTGGTTAGCATATCAGCCTCACGTTCAGGGCTTGAATCACCCTTAGagcatctctgcgtggagttgGCATATTCTCCcttgcttgtgtgggttttctccaagtGCTACGGCTttctccaacattccaaaaatatgcatgttaggctaatggAAGGTTAAACTGTCCATGTGAATtcaagtgtgaatggttgtctatgtgccctgtgatgtGTCCAGGGTACCCGGCCTCTTGCCCCAgttggctgggataggctccagctgacccgtgaccctaatgaggacaagcactttataaattggatggatggctaTCAAACTGGCGTGAATACAATTGTTGTATTCACTGAAGGCATTCACTTCTGATGGAAACATGAGCCATTGTTGCATCATACTCTGCTGATGCTGCCGGCCTATTAAAATACAACATGCGTGACGCTTGCTGAAAATCTTAAAATGTCGCCCTCCCCACCCATCTGTTTGTCTTGTGACACGTATCTTGTTGACAGGGCTGACCTAAAAAGCCCTGATGTCACAGAGCAAATCATAAAACGAGACACTGGTTGCCAATCTGGCATAGTAGCGGTCGGCtttaaaagttttattttgatgttgttaGTGACCTAACACTCCAAAATTTTGTACATCTTCCCAAAAGAGTGGAATCTCTTATTGCTGCAAAGGGGAAGTGGTGCATctccattttttcccccttccctTTTCACTTCTCGGGGCAGGGTCTGCTTCCTGTATCATGAACAGGAGTTTTGGCCCCcatgaaaccccccccccaaaaaacaacacaaaccttCATCGCCCCAGGCAGcaaaataacaatattaatagtttttttaaaaaatgtaccggGCTGGgctcaagcagcagcagctgtaccatgaCACACCACCAGGGACTGACAGGTGAGTGGGTAACTTCtgccattttattctcttattcttctgggtttatttatttatttatttatttatttacttatttattactttGTGCTCTAT
This genomic interval from Dunckerocampus dactyliophorus isolate RoL2022-P2 chromosome 18, RoL_Ddac_1.1, whole genome shotgun sequence contains the following:
- the znf652 gene encoding zinc finger protein 652 codes for the protein MKSCQSLKEEVSVPCLGGMSQEEGRSRAQVSQSYYHPANPDVDLTGKLYKREGGGKPYSVLVDNKMASKTSAEELSIGAQQQYFREGGAGQEVHTHGSQEATSEETEEDDDEEEDGEEGEEEGGFKREQIIVEVNLNNQTLHVSKGDNKGGGAGDDSERAGSEDEDDEEEEEDDEEDSPDEEDEDEDDEEEEIESRRTRSKRAHRGGPASGQPQRKSLRTALSSPSSGMTTRGRRKHAEAPKSQRRSARSAPPSSAGAPAGAKAEAEEKEMLSCEKCPRVFNTRWYLEKHMNVTHRRMQICDKCGKKFVLESELALHQQTDCEKNIQCVSCNKSFKKLWSLHEHIKIVHGYAEKKFSCEICEKKFYTMAHVRKHMVAHTKDMPFTCETCGKSFKRSMSLKVHSLQHSGEKPFRCENCDERFQYKYQLRSHMSIHIGHKQFMCQWCGKDFNMKQYFDEHMKTHTGEKPFICEICGKSFTSRPNMKRHRRTHTGEKPYPCEVCGQRFRFSNMLKAHKEKCFRVTSPVVLQTSGQPVPVPVGIFANTFSTTTTSSSSSGPGPSTATPPTANNAAPLALSSPGAAMPPQGTLGHTFSHVQIHSASSHHHPQQQHLSNTPQPTLHTHHHHHHHLAVPPVSHLPPPPALFKSEPLNHCGHEDSAYLHHMAPTDKGPSAPQHH